One segment of Metallosphaera cuprina Ar-4 DNA contains the following:
- a CDS encoding CARDB domain-containing protein, which produces MKQKVWLLTFLTLLISISAIYQLNVNSSPNNVVPNSSSNDVYTVTFNETGLPQGTQWTVKLGNLTNSSNTNIITFKITGLSYLYYSIPNVNNYIPTPYQGYVLVNRSLTIDVNFSLPYLSIKVNEELIQQSTGSQVSELEPGNTYEVGVSVYNQGNINSNVIVNNTMLLNGKVIYSETSFGTLDRGTKVSFSVLWTPNSTGVYTLLVHVSAEPNFSETFSYPVYVGVSNAKTYNVSFVEVGLPQGSPWSVTLNGVTKESTSKYIEFQETSGNFTYLINNITGFLPKTQEGTIVVTNSSVNVTIVFLPLVFKPVTTVEISYNNSQVTTLNSNLTYSVLVNIRNEGNYSGSGYLILTIEQGSTSILSREFNFTLAPMQQENFSAKFTPLNSSQLTMSAVTYSITQKGQVSVSNITKVLEVQPPQHVTTSTSTTQTNTTKTNTSVTTTNTSTSVTSPPSANSSSSSDLLYVAIVIVVIIIVAAVVLLRRRS; this is translated from the coding sequence ATGAAACAAAAAGTATGGCTGCTAACTTTTCTCACGCTATTAATTTCCATATCAGCTATTTATCAGCTTAACGTTAATTCCTCACCGAACAACGTAGTCCCTAACAGCTCTTCAAATGACGTATACACGGTAACTTTCAATGAGACTGGCCTTCCGCAGGGTACTCAATGGACGGTAAAGCTTGGAAATCTAACAAATTCTTCCAATACAAATATTATTACATTTAAAATTACAGGTTTATCTTATTTGTATTATAGTATACCTAATGTTAATAACTATATACCAACTCCATATCAGGGATACGTTCTAGTTAACAGATCGCTAACTATCGATGTTAACTTTTCCCTTCCCTATTTGAGTATAAAGGTTAATGAAGAGCTTATTCAACAAAGTACAGGGTCTCAGGTGAGCGAGCTTGAACCAGGTAACACCTATGAGGTAGGTGTGTCCGTTTACAATCAAGGAAATATCAACTCTAACGTTATAGTAAATAATACAATGCTTTTAAATGGTAAGGTAATTTATTCAGAAACGTCCTTTGGAACGTTAGATAGAGGGACTAAGGTTTCCTTCTCCGTTTTGTGGACTCCAAACTCTACAGGAGTCTATACTCTCTTAGTCCACGTCAGCGCTGAGCCGAACTTCAGTGAGACGTTCTCCTATCCTGTGTACGTTGGAGTCTCAAACGCTAAGACCTACAACGTATCTTTTGTGGAAGTCGGATTGCCTCAAGGATCGCCTTGGTCTGTTACTCTTAACGGGGTTACCAAAGAGTCCACATCGAAATACATCGAATTTCAAGAGACCAGCGGTAATTTTACCTATTTAATCAACAATATAACGGGGTTCTTACCAAAAACTCAAGAGGGTACTATAGTCGTTACTAACAGCTCAGTTAACGTTACCATTGTGTTCCTACCTCTGGTGTTTAAACCCGTTACCACAGTGGAAATAAGTTATAATAATTCTCAAGTAACTACACTAAACAGTAACTTAACTTACTCCGTGTTAGTTAATATTAGGAACGAAGGTAATTATTCAGGCTCAGGTTATCTTATATTGACTATAGAGCAAGGATCAACGTCTATCCTTAGCAGAGAGTTCAATTTTACGTTGGCCCCTATGCAACAGGAGAACTTTTCCGCAAAGTTCACTCCTTTGAACTCATCCCAGCTAACCATGAGCGCTGTAACTTATTCTATCACTCAAAAAGGACAGGTCTCTGTTTCAAACATCACTAAGGTCCTTGAAGTCCAACCTCCTCAGCACGTTACCACATCCACGAGCACAACACAGACAAACACTACCAAGACCAACACAAGCGTTACAACAACTAACACAAGCACTTCAGTTACATCTCCTCCAAGCGCCAATTCTAGCTCAAGCTCCGATCTACTGTACGTAGCGATAGTTATTGTAGTAATCATAATTGTAGCAGCGGTAGTTCTACTGAGAAGAAGGTCCTGA
- a CDS encoding aldo/keto reductase: MNLCDKKISKIGFGTWKIGGGYWSADKTRDNYWVDLLRFVFEKGINVFDTAEMYGGGHTEELVGQALRDIDREEYVVITKVWNNHLSFDDVIKSATASLRRLNLKSVDLYLIHWPSPSVPLRETIRAMEKLVDDGLVNCIGISNFDVELVQEALEASRKHDIEANEIEYSYLKRDPESRLIPFLEKNGIKVIAYSPLGRGEVTKDKRLQEIAKNYNATPIQVALNYVSKKAIPIPKASTKPHVEELAKALTWDLRDEDYLALSR, encoded by the coding sequence ATGAATCTTTGCGATAAAAAGATATCAAAAATTGGGTTCGGTACTTGGAAGATAGGAGGAGGATATTGGTCAGCTGATAAAACAAGAGATAATTACTGGGTAGATCTATTACGTTTCGTATTTGAGAAGGGAATTAACGTTTTTGACACCGCTGAGATGTATGGAGGAGGACACACCGAAGAGTTAGTAGGTCAGGCTCTGAGGGACATAGATAGAGAGGAATATGTAGTAATAACTAAGGTTTGGAACAATCATCTCTCCTTTGACGACGTGATCAAATCTGCTACAGCTAGCTTGAGGAGACTAAACTTGAAGAGCGTAGACCTCTACCTCATTCACTGGCCCTCTCCTAGCGTCCCATTGAGGGAAACGATCAGGGCCATGGAAAAATTGGTTGATGATGGACTAGTAAACTGCATCGGAATAAGTAACTTCGATGTAGAGTTAGTTCAGGAGGCCTTAGAAGCCTCTAGGAAACATGATATTGAGGCCAACGAGATAGAGTACAGCTACCTAAAAAGGGACCCGGAGTCAAGGTTAATTCCCTTCCTAGAAAAGAACGGAATAAAGGTGATAGCATACAGCCCTTTGGGAAGGGGAGAAGTCACGAAAGACAAGAGGCTCCAAGAAATTGCTAAGAATTATAATGCGACACCGATTCAAGTCGCGTTGAACTACGTGTCCAAGAAGGCCATCCCTATTCCCAAAGCTTCAACTAAACCACATGTGGAGGAGCTGGCGAAGGCTCTAACATGGGACTTAAGGGATGAAGACTACTTGGCACTTTCCAGATAG
- a CDS encoding NRAMP family divalent metal transporter yields MRRKSITSWRNLTNYLAMFGPAWLVMMADMDASSTIGAAETGAVLKYSLVWFLLLLAIPLYFIQEVSGRIGIATGKGLGEIIRERYSTKISTLMALPMALTDVLTYAVEYAGAAVGLAIFGVPTILSVPLIFVLHLLIVLGRKYEQAEKVLLIISPLLFIGFSLVLVESGIKPYPVFFFSPSPTFVFLLAANVGAVVMPFMLFFQTSATAIKFSIKKEVMSKRKALSKVRMETALGAFATEILMVLVEMSMAGADPSTDFLSPMSLSHSLSSVAGPLSPAFFSIGLVAAAFLALVVISLGSAWGVAEALGIKGNKVNLIYLIESVPAALAISLVPMEELTNAVLNLLVALVFALIGPGIIQGIISRDKKIMGDLKNSRKESILYWSSLAFVLIFGILALF; encoded by the coding sequence ATGAGGCGTAAATCTATTACGAGCTGGCGTAATTTGACAAATTACCTAGCGATGTTCGGTCCAGCGTGGTTGGTTATGATGGCGGACATGGACGCCTCAAGTACAATAGGTGCAGCTGAGACTGGGGCAGTCTTGAAGTACTCTCTGGTCTGGTTTCTCCTCCTACTTGCGATCCCACTCTACTTCATTCAGGAGGTTTCAGGAAGGATAGGGATTGCAACCGGGAAGGGATTGGGGGAGATAATTAGGGAAAGGTATTCCACTAAGATTTCAACTTTGATGGCCCTACCTATGGCTCTGACCGATGTGCTAACTTACGCTGTTGAATATGCTGGGGCAGCGGTAGGATTGGCCATTTTTGGAGTGCCTACGATCCTATCCGTCCCTCTAATTTTCGTACTTCATTTACTCATTGTGTTAGGACGTAAGTACGAGCAGGCTGAGAAGGTTTTGTTAATAATCTCACCGCTTTTGTTTATAGGATTCTCATTAGTTTTAGTAGAGAGCGGAATAAAGCCCTACCCAGTTTTCTTCTTCTCACCATCCCCCACCTTCGTCTTTCTTTTGGCGGCCAACGTAGGAGCCGTGGTAATGCCCTTCATGCTATTCTTTCAAACCTCTGCAACCGCAATCAAGTTCTCCATTAAGAAGGAGGTAATGTCTAAGAGGAAGGCGTTAAGCAAGGTGAGAATGGAGACAGCATTGGGAGCTTTCGCCACAGAAATCCTAATGGTTCTCGTCGAGATGTCTATGGCAGGGGCCGATCCCAGCACCGACTTCCTTTCTCCAATGTCCTTATCCCATTCGTTAAGCTCTGTAGCCGGACCTCTGTCACCAGCTTTCTTCAGTATAGGATTGGTAGCGGCGGCCTTCCTAGCTCTAGTTGTGATATCTTTGGGAAGCGCTTGGGGCGTTGCAGAAGCTTTAGGGATTAAAGGTAATAAGGTCAATCTAATATATTTAATTGAAAGTGTTCCGGCAGCCTTGGCCATCTCACTTGTTCCAATGGAAGAGCTAACAAACGCGGTTCTGAATCTTTTAGTCGCATTAGTGTTCGCCTTAATTGGGCCAGGTATAATCCAGGGCATAATCTCACGAGACAAAAAAATAATGGGAGATCTAAAAAATTCTAGAAAAGAATCTATATTATATTGGTCTAGTCTAGCCTTTGTCCTGATCTTCGGAATTTTGGCACTCTTTTAG
- a CDS encoding extracellular solute-binding protein, with protein sequence MKGLSVKIIAVIIVVIVVVAAVALFELSSKTSPSTTSTTTVPPTTSNVTLTVVTFSGESAQFIQYAGELFHQEHPNVTVQVITFPFSDYIDKELTVLTGHSSQYDIIGFTSTSAQRVSQYLAPLNGLNLSEVIQPQEYFGGVIYNVSTGQEETIGVVYETAVYLMAYRESIFSNQTLAKEFESQYHIPFNPNMWNNWTEVIWADQFLKSHNVTQYGFLIDDHVSHGIIDAFPAVFGWFYIRDSSISNGSTGIPGFNVMFTGFIPNGGKLPVPSFNSSAGVQALQTYAQLVNYEPNPSQLQVSYDNLPELFPQAPGAFLFTSQLSYINSSIVKDVYLAPLPGGYAETGTDFLGVSKYSAHSQLAEEFLQFLVSPQVQEIAFLKFGKFPSNAQAFQALIQNSSISQYQREWLNATYHAALNAWANPPNIPPTYVSLITDFNQQVYSYLIGQISDPSEALQTAAQQWYSATQSYYGA encoded by the coding sequence ATGAAAGGTCTCTCTGTTAAAATAATAGCCGTGATAATAGTTGTGATTGTAGTGGTCGCTGCGGTTGCATTATTTGAGCTTTCATCCAAAACCTCTCCTTCTACAACCTCCACAACTACTGTGCCTCCCACGACCTCTAACGTTACACTCACTGTAGTAACCTTCTCTGGAGAGTCTGCCCAATTTATACAATATGCAGGTGAACTCTTCCATCAAGAGCATCCCAACGTTACGGTTCAAGTTATTACCTTCCCGTTCAGCGATTATATAGACAAAGAGCTTACCGTCCTAACGGGACACTCTTCTCAATACGATATAATAGGCTTCACTTCTACTTCTGCCCAGAGAGTGTCTCAATACCTTGCCCCTCTAAACGGATTGAATCTCTCTGAGGTTATACAGCCGCAGGAATACTTTGGCGGAGTGATTTACAACGTTTCAACTGGCCAAGAGGAAACAATAGGTGTGGTTTACGAAACTGCGGTTTACCTTATGGCATACAGAGAATCAATCTTTAGTAACCAGACTTTAGCTAAAGAGTTCGAGTCCCAATATCACATACCTTTCAATCCGAACATGTGGAATAATTGGACTGAGGTAATATGGGCCGACCAGTTCCTAAAATCGCATAACGTTACACAGTACGGATTTCTTATTGACGATCACGTATCTCATGGAATAATAGATGCCTTCCCTGCGGTTTTCGGATGGTTTTATATCAGAGACAGTTCAATTTCTAACGGCTCCACAGGTATCCCAGGCTTTAACGTAATGTTCACAGGGTTTATTCCGAACGGAGGAAAGTTACCAGTTCCTTCCTTTAACTCGAGCGCAGGCGTTCAGGCTCTGCAGACTTACGCTCAACTTGTAAACTACGAACCCAACCCTTCTCAGCTTCAAGTGAGTTACGACAATCTTCCGGAGCTCTTCCCTCAAGCACCTGGAGCATTCCTATTTACTAGTCAACTTTCCTATATCAACTCATCCATAGTTAAGGATGTCTACTTGGCTCCTCTACCTGGCGGTTACGCTGAAACGGGTACAGATTTCCTAGGAGTGAGCAAGTATTCGGCACACTCTCAGTTAGCTGAGGAATTTCTTCAGTTCTTAGTGTCACCTCAAGTTCAAGAGATAGCCTTCCTTAAGTTTGGAAAGTTCCCCTCAAACGCCCAAGCTTTCCAGGCTTTAATTCAGAACTCATCAATCTCACAGTATCAAAGGGAATGGCTGAATGCAACGTATCACGCTGCATTGAACGCTTGGGCTAACCCACCAAACATACCTCCCACTTACGTTTCGTTGATAACGGATTTCAATCAGCAAGTTTACTCTTATTTAATAGGACAGATAAGTGACCCTTCAGAGGCGCTCCAGACAGCTGCCCAACAGTGGTACAGCGCGACTCAATCCTATTACGGTGCCTAA
- a CDS encoding dioxygenase family protein, translated as MLGLFVSHGSPTILTENVPWKDLMRKIGEDVRKEIKPDTIVVVSPHFISWSGKHLVETQEKLECIQDYYGFPDELYKFCYSAENDVELAQRIINLGRESGVEIEGDTSWGLDHGAWIPLSFVFPGIKVVTVSITEGTPEEHYKLGEIISRASEGRKVILLGTGSPTHRLDLFSLNVKPKQSKFDQILMDLIARRKFKEILELPRTKEWVEAQPEGLLNPLYVTLGFSNPESAEILGYDLPWGGVSMLAVKFK; from the coding sequence ATGTTAGGCCTATTCGTATCTCACGGATCCCCAACGATATTAACTGAGAACGTCCCATGGAAGGACCTGATGAGAAAAATCGGAGAGGACGTAAGGAAAGAGATAAAGCCCGATACTATAGTGGTAGTTAGTCCTCACTTCATATCATGGAGTGGAAAACATCTCGTGGAGACCCAAGAGAAGCTCGAGTGTATTCAGGACTACTACGGATTTCCAGACGAACTGTACAAGTTCTGTTACTCCGCTGAGAACGATGTGGAGTTGGCCCAACGAATTATCAATCTCGGAAGGGAATCAGGGGTTGAAATCGAGGGTGACACGTCGTGGGGATTAGATCACGGAGCCTGGATCCCTTTGAGCTTCGTTTTTCCAGGAATTAAGGTAGTTACGGTCTCAATAACTGAAGGTACTCCTGAAGAACACTATAAATTAGGCGAGATAATTTCTAGGGCTTCCGAGGGTAGAAAGGTAATCCTACTTGGTACGGGCTCACCAACTCACAGATTGGATCTATTTTCCCTTAATGTAAAACCTAAGCAGTCTAAATTTGATCAGATCTTAATGGACCTAATAGCAAGGAGAAAATTTAAAGAAATTCTAGAACTCCCAAGGACGAAAGAGTGGGTGGAGGCCCAACCCGAGGGTTTACTTAATCCCCTTTACGTAACCCTAGGATTTTCAAACCCGGAGTCGGCGGAGATATTGGGTTACGACTTACCTTGGGGAGGAGTCAGCATGCTCGCTGTAAAGTTCAAGTGA
- a CDS encoding DUF4382 domain-containing protein yields the protein MKSWIIGILIILVIIVGYFGYQYLTTGQVTVLAEDAPGITVTLIITSIMIHQVNGSWITLTNSTIKYVFSSNLTLLTSERIPAGKYNEIFIYVSNATASILGLPVKIPSNVIKIHFVENKDLIVGPGENAQIIISFPHVSISSGSLIISPSVTAEAIN from the coding sequence ATGAAATCGTGGATAATTGGGATATTAATCATCTTGGTTATCATAGTAGGTTATTTCGGTTACCAGTACCTAACTACAGGACAGGTTACCGTTTTAGCTGAGGACGCGCCAGGCATCACTGTAACTTTGATAATAACTTCAATTATGATACACCAAGTTAACGGATCTTGGATAACCTTGACAAACAGTACCATCAAGTACGTTTTCAGCTCTAACTTGACGCTACTTACCTCCGAGAGGATTCCTGCAGGCAAATATAATGAAATTTTCATTTATGTCAGTAACGCCACAGCTTCAATATTGGGATTGCCAGTTAAGATACCTAGTAACGTGATAAAGATTCACTTCGTGGAAAACAAGGATTTAATAGTGGGTCCAGGAGAGAACGCACAGATTATAATAAGCTTCCCTCACGTGTCAATCTCCTCGGGTTCACTAATAATCTCTCCCTCCGTTACTGCAGAAGCCATAAATTAG
- a CDS encoding DsrE family protein, producing MKVVFLIMSGDEKLGLALRMAYNSAKNKRYDDIKLLFFGPSQKSLTTLQGDLKNMFEQLLKDGVVDSACVGVAENMGLKDSLLQMGLRLTPMGETLSKYVNQGYEVITF from the coding sequence ATGAAGGTAGTTTTCCTCATAATGTCTGGAGACGAAAAATTAGGTCTAGCCTTAAGGATGGCATACAATTCGGCTAAAAACAAGAGATATGACGATATCAAGCTACTCTTCTTTGGACCTAGTCAAAAGAGTTTGACCACTCTTCAAGGAGATCTAAAGAACATGTTTGAGCAGTTGCTGAAAGACGGAGTGGTTGACTCAGCGTGTGTAGGAGTTGCTGAGAACATGGGTTTAAAGGACTCGCTCTTGCAGATGGGACTGAGACTAACTCCCATGGGCGAAACGTTGTCAAAGTACGTAAATCAGGGTTACGAGGTTATAACTTTCTAA
- a CDS encoding lactate/malate dehydrogenase family protein has protein sequence MAKVGFIGAGKIGQTIAYSAMVSGAVDEAVIYDIIPELPEKYEHELRHAFATRGIKLEVLGTNSLDDVSGMDIIVISAGKPRKPGMSRRDLFVDNAKIMIDLGNKLPAKNPGAIYLMVANPVDMMASVFMKYSKQFTISAGDQVETMRMRSFIAKKLKLPVSAVDGFVGGEHGEDAVVLWSTVKIKGQPVDKYNVNKDEVTDYVKKIPGEIIRVIGGTTWGPGTIIADIIKAFALNENRVMSIATPREYEKEIIHVSAPTVVGSSIGPSLETLLDEKDRWSLNASMKDFYEVYKDNLKQLEQTMKA, from the coding sequence ATGGCCAAAGTTGGTTTCATAGGCGCAGGAAAAATTGGACAAACCATAGCTTATTCGGCAATGGTGAGCGGTGCGGTTGATGAGGCTGTGATATACGATATAATCCCTGAACTTCCAGAAAAGTACGAACATGAACTTAGACACGCCTTCGCCACAAGGGGGATTAAGCTTGAGGTTTTAGGAACTAACTCTCTAGATGACGTTTCTGGGATGGACATCATTGTAATCTCAGCTGGTAAACCAAGGAAACCGGGAATGAGTAGAAGGGACCTTTTCGTAGATAATGCAAAGATAATGATAGACCTAGGCAATAAGTTACCTGCCAAGAACCCAGGAGCTATTTACCTGATGGTTGCAAATCCCGTTGATATGATGGCATCGGTTTTCATGAAGTACTCTAAACAGTTTACGATCAGTGCTGGGGATCAGGTTGAGACAATGAGGATGAGATCTTTTATTGCAAAGAAGTTGAAGTTGCCAGTTAGCGCAGTGGACGGTTTCGTTGGAGGGGAACATGGGGAGGACGCAGTGGTATTGTGGAGCACTGTGAAGATCAAGGGACAGCCTGTAGATAAATATAATGTAAACAAAGACGAGGTTACCGATTACGTCAAAAAGATTCCTGGAGAGATAATCAGAGTGATAGGAGGAACTACCTGGGGTCCGGGAACCATTATTGCTGATATCATCAAGGCTTTTGCCTTAAATGAAAACAGGGTGATGAGCATTGCCACCCCTAGAGAGTATGAGAAAGAGATCATCCACGTAAGCGCTCCTACCGTCGTAGGATCAAGTATAGGCCCGTCTCTCGAAACTCTCCTAGATGAGAAGGATAGATGGAGTCTAAACGCATCAATGAAAGACTTCTACGAAGTTTATAAGGATAACTTAAAGCAACTGGAGCAAACAATGAAAGCTTAA
- a CDS encoding single-stranded DNA-binding protein, with amino-acid sequence MSSVKIGTQKLKVRELKPRSRADVTVKVVSLGEKRSVIGKDGSSHQVMDVLVGDETGSILMSVWDSNIPKISQGKFFTIEDGFVSVHRGSMRLSLGRSGRLIETQGTFEANTQNNVSNKVVEDNYRRFR; translated from the coding sequence ATGTCTTCTGTAAAGATAGGTACACAAAAGTTGAAAGTAAGAGAACTCAAGCCCAGAAGTAGGGCAGATGTAACCGTAAAGGTAGTCAGTTTAGGAGAGAAGAGGAGCGTAATAGGAAAGGACGGTTCATCCCATCAGGTCATGGACGTCCTTGTGGGAGATGAGACCGGTTCTATACTCATGAGCGTGTGGGACTCTAATATACCAAAGATTTCTCAAGGGAAGTTCTTCACAATTGAGGATGGGTTTGTATCCGTTCACAGAGGATCCATGAGACTTTCCTTGGGAAGAAGTGGAAGGCTAATCGAAACTCAGGGGACCTTTGAAGCTAACACGCAAAATAACGTCTCGAACAAGGTTGTAGAGGATAACTACAGAAGATTTAGATAA
- a CDS encoding MFS transporter — MRSNYVGAYLSWVMDSYDLGAVVITAAVLEKVFYPTLGLLGAVLPVVFTIVTRPLGGFLFGFIADIRGRKKALIATVLGYSLSIGLTGLLPTYAQVGILAPLLFSLLRILQGVFIGGDVSSSFTLAMESVPRWRGTFSGIMQSGTLLGFVLVDVLFTTLARSPDFIVEGWRYIFFIGVVPAVLALLIRVKVTEPKIYVEAKKDYPLKGLSPLWQTILVMIGFWVMIYAGPQFIPTYLGQALHLSPQTYGFLALIMNVIGIPAMIISGFLSDLIGRRTIGLIGVLVGVITATWFYMFGSPTLSSMMAFGFGMNLASAISPAYLAERFKTFSRATGVGFSYNGAFIVAGFTQLLISQLSAFTSVSQSANVVLGVGAALAFIGLTIGPETLRKSELST; from the coding sequence ATGAGATCTAATTACGTCGGAGCCTATTTATCGTGGGTTATGGACTCATATGACTTGGGGGCTGTAGTAATCACTGCAGCAGTTCTTGAGAAGGTATTTTATCCAACGCTAGGATTATTAGGGGCTGTACTTCCCGTAGTCTTTACTATAGTAACAAGGCCATTAGGTGGATTCCTGTTCGGCTTCATTGCGGACATCAGGGGAAGGAAAAAGGCCCTGATAGCTACAGTCTTAGGTTACTCACTCTCTATAGGATTAACAGGCTTGTTACCAACTTACGCTCAAGTCGGAATATTAGCACCTCTGCTATTTTCGCTTCTTAGAATACTCCAAGGAGTTTTCATAGGCGGGGACGTCTCAAGCTCATTCACTTTGGCCATGGAGAGCGTTCCAAGGTGGAGAGGAACGTTTTCCGGAATAATGCAGTCTGGAACTCTGCTAGGGTTTGTACTGGTCGACGTCCTATTCACTACGTTAGCGAGGTCACCTGACTTTATAGTAGAAGGGTGGAGGTATATCTTTTTCATCGGTGTGGTACCAGCAGTCCTAGCACTTCTCATAAGGGTGAAGGTCACTGAACCAAAGATTTACGTAGAGGCCAAGAAGGACTATCCATTGAAGGGTTTAAGTCCGCTCTGGCAAACTATTCTAGTAATGATAGGATTTTGGGTAATGATCTACGCAGGGCCCCAATTTATCCCCACTTACCTTGGCCAAGCTCTTCATCTCTCTCCTCAAACTTACGGGTTTTTAGCCTTAATAATGAACGTTATTGGAATACCTGCTATGATAATTTCTGGTTTCTTATCTGATCTTATAGGAAGGAGGACAATAGGGCTAATTGGCGTTCTGGTGGGCGTAATTACTGCCACATGGTTCTACATGTTTGGATCACCCACATTGAGCTCAATGATGGCTTTCGGTTTTGGTATGAATTTAGCCTCGGCGATCTCTCCGGCCTATTTGGCTGAGAGGTTTAAGACCTTCAGCAGAGCTACAGGTGTCGGTTTCTCATATAACGGAGCCTTCATAGTAGCTGGATTCACTCAACTCTTAATATCCCAACTTTCAGCGTTCACTTCTGTATCTCAATCAGCTAACGTTGTCCTAGGCGTAGGGGCAGCCTTAGCTTTCATAGGTCTTACAATAGGTCCAGAAACCTTAAGAAAATCTGAATTAAGTACGTAA
- a CDS encoding zinc ribbon domain-containing protein: MIRCPRCGYENPDEVNFCERCRYPLSSNLTVSTKCPRCGYENAPNAEVCERCRYPLRVSSFKVENEEKPSKEPYLRVKDGALYLTIGVFFLILSMPSINFVIQNVLSFVSVIFLGLGTGSYSLGFRLLGEKGFKGPSISSFLLLPGFLLLLSGIGVVELNVTKLNLSDLSRNPLAVALIDLGFLLFLIGGIGITVGVYRLSKILNRQGLRLGSIVSLVGFVSFILFPELGFLLIGGQFLIFLELRTILNEMERKVT; this comes from the coding sequence ATGATAAGATGTCCAAGATGCGGTTACGAAAATCCAGACGAGGTTAACTTTTGCGAAAGGTGTAGATATCCTCTCTCCTCCAACTTAACCGTTTCGACCAAATGTCCAAGATGCGGTTACGAGAACGCACCAAACGCGGAAGTTTGCGAAAGGTGTAGATATCCTCTAAGGGTGTCCAGCTTCAAAGTGGAAAACGAGGAAAAACCGAGTAAGGAACCGTATTTAAGGGTAAAGGACGGAGCGCTCTATCTCACTATAGGGGTGTTTTTCCTGATTTTATCGATGCCCTCAATAAACTTCGTTATCCAGAACGTTCTTAGTTTCGTGTCTGTAATATTCTTAGGTTTAGGAACAGGAAGTTATTCGCTAGGCTTCAGATTACTTGGAGAAAAGGGCTTCAAGGGCCCATCTATATCATCTTTCCTTTTGCTTCCCGGCTTTTTACTACTATTGTCAGGAATAGGGGTAGTTGAACTTAATGTAACTAAGTTGAACTTATCAGACCTCTCTAGGAACCCCTTAGCTGTGGCGCTAATTGATCTCGGATTCCTCCTCTTTCTCATAGGTGGAATAGGAATAACGGTTGGTGTGTATAGACTATCCAAGATACTAAATAGACAGGGTCTAAGGTTAGGCTCAATAGTTTCGTTGGTTGGCTTTGTTTCCTTTATCCTGTTCCCTGAACTTGGTTTCCTCCTGATAGGAGGTCAGTTCTTAATTTTCTTGGAGCTAAGAACGATATTAAATGAGATGGAGAGGAAGGTCACTTGA